ATTCATTCCGCTGGCCAAAATTTTCTCTAATATTCGTAGTGTAATCAGATAGGTCGGTTTCACTCCTGTTAAACCTAAGCCTCCTGAAGATAAGGTTGAGCCTGTTTCCAAAGGATTATCTGAAGCATAGTAAGCGTACATTACGAAGAGATCTTCGGAAATATGATGACGGATTTTCGATGCGACCTGAATGGCTTTTTGATAATGTGCACCTTCCATTTCCAGGCCGATTGCTTTCCAGGAAGTTTCCATGAAATATTTCAGGATGTCTTTGTTCTGAAGTGAAGTTCCCAAAACGGTTACCATTCCACCTTCAAATGCCTGCAACTCATCATCTTCGAAATCTTCTAATTTTAAAGCATTTTCAAAAGGATAATTATCTGCAGTTCCTTCAAAAACATGGGAAGTTGGGATCATAATGTCTCCTTTTTCTCCCATTAGAATTCCGGCTTTACCCATAATCGATATCGATTTCACCTTCATCGTATATACTTCGCCGCCATATTCATACGGACGTAATAATTCATCCATAATTTCGTAGGCTTGTTCTCCAAAAGCATAATCAAAGACCATAATCACATCTTCTCCCGAATATTTCATGTCGGCGAAAGGAGTGTTTGATAAATCGGTTTTGGCCAAATCAATAATTTGAACGTCGATGTTGCTTCCGCTTTGATCATCAATATAAATCAATCCAGCTTCTTGTGAATGCGCCAATACTTTTTCCTGCAGCGATTTCTTATTAGAAATTTCTTCAAACATTTTAAAGTCAACCTTCTTCGTTGGTTTTTTTCCAATAGAATCGTTGGCGTACAACATATTCTTAACTGAGTGCATGTTGGCGGAAATAATATGTAAGGGTCTCATTTGCATATTATTTTCAGCTAAAACTGATTTTACCTTATTTGCCCATTTTTCCCCGAAGAAATGATGTCCCACTCTTTCTCTTAAGATAGCTGAGAAATGAACTTCACGTTCTCGAATCTTCTTATAATCATTAAAACTTTCGTTCCCTAAATGATACATAATTTTGAAAAGACGGTCTGGATTAGAATCATCTCCAAAGTTATTGTAAGCATTCAAAGTTTCGTCGAACGTTCTTCCCAAAAGTGAAGATAAGTGGATCAAGGCTACCTCTTTTTCTTTTCTACTCAGTTTTTTATCTCCTTTCGCTACTTCTTCAATGATTTTCCAGGCGCGCGTTGGCTTGTCGTTTTCATCATTAATAAAGGCGAGTTTGCGGATTTTATCGGCTTCTATATATAAGAAGGTGAGGTGAGTCAGTATATCATAGATTTCGGAACGGCCCAAAAGAACCTCAATGTTCATTTGATGCTCATCGATGCGATAACAGTTTCTTCTTCTCTTTTTAGGAACAATTACTTCAAAGCTTCCCTTTTCAAAACCTTCATCAGAAGTAAGATGAATAAAGGAACATTCTTCGATTCCTTCCGGTAATCGATCCAGAACGTAAAGAAGTCCGTCTAACTCCACTTTGTTGGGAACGCCCATGGTTCCATAAATTTCCGGGTTGATGGTCATAAGTAAAGACCGAAGGCTTTCTCCGGAGATGCCGGCCGGTTTGAAAAAACCGCGATAGAATAAGTGTCGCATAGAAACATAAAGTCTTTCGATTGCTTCAGTGGTTTCTCTTGCACGTGAATTTACCATATTGTAAAATTTCATACAAATATAAGGAATTTGTTGTTAGATGCATTTGTCACAGCGGTTGTCTCTAAAATATAATGAAATGTTCATCTCATTATAATTGCTTTTAAAACAAGAAATACCATTTAAATAGATGAAGAAATATTCAATCAATAGAGAAAAATACAATGTGGTTAATTTACATAAAGTTAAAATTTTGCCAATGACCCCATAAAAAATAGATGTTTTTCATTTTGTTTTTATATTTTTTGTAATTTTACCCCATTAAAAACAATACCAAATGTCAAATGTTCGATTTAAAGCACTAGAATTACTTTCTCAAAAGGATTATAGAAAAGAAAACGCAGTTGAAGTACCGAGTAAGCTGTCGGAACTTTTTTGTGAAAAAGTATTTTCGGAAGAAACAATGCGGGAATATTTAACCAAGGAAGCTTTTACTTCTATACAGGATGCCATCAAATGGGGAACAAAAATACAGCGCGATGTCGCCGACCAAATTGCCGTAGCCATGAAAGATTGGTCTTTGAGCAAAGGAGTAACACACTACACGCACTGGTTTCAGCCACTCACGGGATCAACAGCGGAGAAACACGATTCTTTTTTTACCCCTTTTGAAAGTGACCGTGCAATTGAACGATTCTCTGGAGGAATGTTGATTCAGCAAGAACCTGATGCGTCTTCTTTCCCGAATGGTGGAATTAGAAATACATTTGAAGCCAGAGGTTATACCGCTTGGGATCCAACTTCTCCTGCTTTTATTATGGGAACGACGCTTTGTATTCCCTCCATCTTTATTTCATATACTGGAGAAACATTAGATTACAAAGCGCCTTTGTTGCGAGCTTTGCATGCAGTAGATCAGGCGGCAACTGATATCTGTAAATCTTATTTTGATAAAAATGTAACGAAGGTTAGTCCGACTCTAGGTTGGGAACAGGAATACTTTTTAGTAGACAGTGCATTGTATCAGTCCAGACCTGATTTAGTTATTACCGGCAGAACACTTCTTGGGCATTCACCGGCGAAAGGTCAGCAACTAGATGATCATTATTTTGGATCTATTCCAACGCGGGTAATGAACTTTATGAAAGAATTAGAGATCAGATCAATTGAGCTGGGAATTCCTGTGACCACAAGACATAACGAAGTTGCGCCCAATCAATTTGAGTTAGCACCAATGTTTGAAGAGGTGAATGTTGCGGTGGACCATAACTCCTTATTAATGGACTTAATGGCGAGAGTGGCACACAAACACCATTTCCATATTCTTTTCCATGAGAAGCCATTTGCCGGAGTAAACGGTAGCGGTAAACACAACAACTGGAGTTTGGCGACCGATACGGGAGAAAATCTTTTAAGTCCGGGAAAAAATCCGAAAAAGAATTTACAATTCTTAACGTTCTTTGTAAATACGCTGAAAGCAGTACATGATTACGCCGATCTTTTGAGAGGAAGTATCGCCTCCGCGGGGAATGATCACCGTTTGGGTGCCAATGAAGCGCCACCTGCAATTATCTCTGCTTTTATTGGATCGCAATTATTTGGCGTGTTAGAAGAGCTTGAAAAAGTAAAAGACGGGAAAATGTCTCCGGAAGAAAAAACCGATTTAAAATTAAATGTGGTCGGAAAAATTCCAAATATTCTTTTAGATAATACGGATCGTAACAGAACTTCACCATTTGCCTTTACAGGAAATAAGTTCGAAATCAGAGCGGTGGGTTCGTCTGCAAACTGTGCGGAAGTAATGACGGTCATGAATACCATCGCAGCGAAGCAATTTAAAACATTTAAATTAGAAGTTGATGCTTTGGTTGATAAAGGCTTGAAAAAAGATGAGGCGATCTTTAATGTTCTTCGCGAATATATTAAGGTTTCTAAAAGCATTTTGTTTGAAGGAGACGGTTATTCAGAAGAATGGGCAATTGAAGCCGCTAAAAGAGGTCTTAACAATCTAAGAACAACTCCGGAAGCGTTAAGTCATGAATTAGATCCTAAGTTTATTGCATTGTACGAAGAGCTCGGCATTTACACCGAACGTGAATTAGAAGCCCGTAATGAGATAAAATTGGAGAAATATTCAACCACCATCGCTATAGAAGCCAGAGTGCTTGCCGACATTGCGAGAAAC
This DNA window, taken from Kaistella carnis, encodes the following:
- a CDS encoding DUF6909 family protein, with protein sequence MVNSRARETTEAIERLYVSMRHLFYRGFFKPAGISGESLRSLLMTINPEIYGTMGVPNKVELDGLLYVLDRLPEGIEECSFIHLTSDEGFEKGSFEVIVPKKRRRNCYRIDEHQMNIEVLLGRSEIYDILTHLTFLYIEADKIRKLAFINDENDKPTRAWKIIEEVAKGDKKLSRKEKEVALIHLSSLLGRTFDETLNAYNNFGDDSNPDRLFKIMYHLGNESFNDYKKIREREVHFSAILRERVGHHFFGEKWANKVKSVLAENNMQMRPLHIISANMHSVKNMLYANDSIGKKPTKKVDFKMFEEISNKKSLQEKVLAHSQEAGLIYIDDQSGSNIDVQIIDLAKTDLSNTPFADMKYSGEDVIMVFDYAFGEQAYEIMDELLRPYEYGGEVYTMKVKSISIMGKAGILMGEKGDIMIPTSHVFEGTADNYPFENALKLEDFEDDELQAFEGGMVTVLGTSLQNKDILKYFMETSWKAIGLEMEGAHYQKAIQVASKIRHHISEDLFVMYAYYASDNPLETGSTLSSGGLGLTGVKPTYLITLRILEKILASGMNS
- a CDS encoding glutamine synthetase III family protein, giving the protein MSNVRFKALELLSQKDYRKENAVEVPSKLSELFCEKVFSEETMREYLTKEAFTSIQDAIKWGTKIQRDVADQIAVAMKDWSLSKGVTHYTHWFQPLTGSTAEKHDSFFTPFESDRAIERFSGGMLIQQEPDASSFPNGGIRNTFEARGYTAWDPTSPAFIMGTTLCIPSIFISYTGETLDYKAPLLRALHAVDQAATDICKSYFDKNVTKVSPTLGWEQEYFLVDSALYQSRPDLVITGRTLLGHSPAKGQQLDDHYFGSIPTRVMNFMKELEIRSIELGIPVTTRHNEVAPNQFELAPMFEEVNVAVDHNSLLMDLMARVAHKHHFHILFHEKPFAGVNGSGKHNNWSLATDTGENLLSPGKNPKKNLQFLTFFVNTLKAVHDYADLLRGSIASAGNDHRLGANEAPPAIISAFIGSQLFGVLEELEKVKDGKMSPEEKTDLKLNVVGKIPNILLDNTDRNRTSPFAFTGNKFEIRAVGSSANCAEVMTVMNTIAAKQFKTFKLEVDALVDKGLKKDEAIFNVLREYIKVSKSILFEGDGYSEEWAIEAAKRGLNNLRTTPEALSHELDPKFIALYEELGIYTERELEARNEIKLEKYSTTIAIEARVLADIARNHIIPSALKYQNRLIENVKGIKEIFENEEFKVLAKEQMSLIRGISEHVGIIKVEVENLLNAIAAAKDKNDSRKMAESFCNDVIPFFEKIRNSSDQLEMMVDDELWPLTKYRELLFTR